The genomic window ACCAAGTTTTGCACACGATCGTCCTCTGTGCGTCCCAGTGCTGCTGGCACGATGGAAAAGGTGTTGGAAATGCCATCTTGGGCATCGGCATAGGGCAGTTTGGCAACCGAGGCTAGGGAGGCAATGGCTCCGTTGCTGTCCCGTCCGTGCATGGGGTTAGCGCCAGGCGCAAAGGGTTCACCGGCTCGCCGTCCATCGGGTGTGTTGCCCGTTTTCTTGCCATAGACCACGTTAGAGGTAATGGTGAGAATGGACTGGGTTGGCACGGCATCACGATAGGTCTTGTGTTTACGCAGTTCCGCCATGAAAGTACGGACTAGTTGCACTGCAATTTGGTCAACCCGATCGTCGTTGTTGCCATATTTGGGGAAGTCACCATCGATCACGTAGTCTACAGCGAGGCCGCGATCGTCCCGCACTATACGCACACGGGCATACTTGACTGCCGAGAGGGCATCGGCCACGACTGACAGCCCAGCCATGCCAAAGGCCATGGTGCGCAGAATGTCTCGATCGTGCAGGGCCATCTCAATCCGCTCGTAACAGTACTTGTCATGCATGTAGTGGATGATGTTCATAGTGTTGACGTAGGTTTTCGCCAACCAAGCCATCATCTGCTGGAAGCGGGGCCACAACTCGTCATAGTCCAGCACATCACCGACGATCGGTGCATAGGCAGGAGCCACCTGCTCGCCTGATTTTTCATCTCGACCACCGTTGATGGCGTAGAGCAGGCACTTCGCCAAGTTCACCCGCGCCCCAAAGAATTGCATCTGCTTACCAATGCGCATGGCTGAAACACAGCAAGCGATGCCGTAGTCATCACCCCAGTAAGCCCGCATGAGGTCATCGTTTTCGTACTGAATGGAGCTAGTAGCGATGGAAACCTTTGCACAGTAGCGTTTGAAGTTATCGGGCAACTGTTCTGACCAGAGCACAGTCAGGTTAGGTTCTGGGGCAGGGCCAAGGTTGATCAGGGTGTGAAGCATCCGGAAGCTGGTGCGGGTAACTAACGGACGACCATCCAGGCCCATACCGCCAATGCATTCTGTTACCCAGGTAGGGTCTCCACTGAATAGCTCGTTGTAGTCTGGGGTGCGCAGGAACCGCACCATCCGCAGTTTCATGACGAAATGATCAATTAGTTCCTGGGCTTCTGCTTCAGTCAGTAACCCCCGTTGCAAGTCCCGTTCAATGAAAATATCCAAGAAGGTCGAAACCCGTCCTAGGGACATAGCCGCACCATTTTGCTCCTTAACAGCCGCCAGATAGCCAAAGTAAACCCACTGCACGGCTTCTTTAGCGGTGGTTGCCGGAACGCTGA from Cyanobacteriota bacterium includes these protein-coding regions:
- the pflB gene encoding formate C-acetyltransferase — its product is RVRDLMAAERERGVLDADTRVPSGITSHAPGYIDQALEQIVGLQTDKPLKRAIMPFGGIRVVEGALKAYGYELDPQTKETFTKYRKTHNDGVFDAYTEEMRRCRRSGIITGLPDAYGRGRIIGDYRRVALYGVDRLIAEKQADQAALDVDVMDEATIRLREELSEQIKALGELKAMAASYGYDISVPATTAKEAVQWVYFGYLAAVKEQNGAAMSLGRVSTFLDIFIERDLQRGLLTEAEAQELIDHFVMKLRMVRFLRTPDYNELFSGDPTWVTECIGGMGLDGRPLVTRTSFRMLHTLINLGPAPEPNLTVLWSEQLPDNFKRYCAKVSIATSSIQYENDDLMRAYWGDDYGIACCVSAMRIGKQMQFFGARVNLAKCLLYAINGGRDEKSGEQVAPAYAPIVGDVLDYDELWPRFQQMMAWLAKTYVNTMNIIHYMHDKYCYERIEMALHDRDILRTMAFGMAGLSVVADALSAVKYARVRIVRDDRGLAVDYVIDGDFPKYGNNDDRVDQIAVQLVRTFMAELRKHKTYRDAVPTQSILTITSNVVYGKKTGNTPDGRRAGEPFAPGANPMHGRDSNGAIASLASVAKLPYADAQDGISNTFSIVPAALGRTEDDRVQNLVSLLDGYMHDSGFHLNVNVLNRDTLLDAMDHPELYPQLTIRVSGYAVNFIKLTREQQLDVLNRTFHERF